A genomic segment from Torulaspora delbrueckii CBS 1146 chromosome 3, complete genome encodes:
- the SEC2 gene encoding guanine nucleotide exchange factor SEC2 (similar to Saccharomyces cerevisiae SEC2 (YNL272C); ancestral locus Anc_1.81): MGESVEESRRVSVQISSLSTQLIESIDKQFQLEEQLNQAKRTIQSQRNSLDSYNDLKSKFDGVESSLQTKNQIIEELKEELVKEKTLRTTAERNVDDLNKEIEDLTASLFDEANKMVATARKESYTIEIKNNKLKEQLDEKDMILETLNLQLKNLKKVIQNLEKESTTHSGSRSSFVGNDNSTSSISLNKTSTSNSDELSLGPIYSPNITSVRYDLNLYTEFLKFIAVLPYCETLKDTSSDSKLLRRLVNDEIQPALRLDNASGLGWIVRRTLMSLMMEGLVVVEPLSGLNENFQYGYTSPVLPSSSFNPSMGGKDSHLFSYPSDSPPIAVHDKCSFCSEARDDVIEHARMYVLKTQTRIEDGSLVVTNSFPLCRYCLLKVRQTCEIFAFLRSLKLGAWNLEKVTLTKIAKGESSEFSQVSNGNHKGPQKEEKRLQRMSLITGKNQSSKLAPQVDIPVDQIGAPTTNIQRAWLQLCKLRITLHWAHIGIWSVEDAVTQKIGPFVKEEDENDDEPISPNENPPLTKVTSEDGSFTLKNSDEIDEINDDDAFDFEKGKAPVQTAEITEATNNESRTSEHAASQNNAGQPLKDEVITTADSSTTRSATEVDHMPSSKDNIGSLDVDKVSISLGSDSNTSPPVPADDLESKSYDKKHTDSIEGLENAQETGLTPLDAPNDIQIETSSISNNDEEFDDAIENQDD; the protein is encoded by the coding sequence ATGGGTGAGTCAGTCGAAGAATCCCGTAGGGTGTCGGTGCAGATTTCATCGCTCTCTACACAACTAATCGAGAGCATCGACAAACAGTTCCAACTGGAAGAACAGTTAAATCAGGCCAAAAGGACCATACAAAGTCAGAGGAACTCGTTGGACAGCTATAATGActtgaaatcaaagttcGATGGAGTTGAGAGCAGTCTTCAGacaaaaaatcaaattaTAGAGGAACTGAAAGAGGAACTAGTCAAAGAAAAAACGCTTCGAACAACCGCCGAGCGAAACGTGGATGATCtgaataaagaaattgaagatcttaCGGCTTCCCTATTTGATGAAGCGAATAAGATGGTGGCTACTGCCAGGAAGGAAAGTTATACCATCGAGATAAAAAATAACAAGTTAAAGGAACAATTAGATGAAAAGGATATGATACTCGAAACTCTGAACCTTCAACTGAAAAACTTAAAGAAAGTAATACAAAATCTAGAGAAAGAAAGCACAACTCATTCCGGCAGTAGGTCCTCTTTTGTGGGAAATGATAACTCCACGTCAAGCATATCCCTGAACAAGACTTCCACCTCAAACTCAGACGAACTGTCTCTGGGACCCATTTATTCGCCTAATATTACATCAGTTCGTTATGATCTCAATCTTTATACCGAATTTCTGAAGTTTATCGCAGTTTTGCCCTATTgtgaaactttgaaagatacGTCATCCGATTCCAAGCTACTCAGGAGACTGGTAAATGACGAGATTCAACCTGCTTTGAGATTAGATAATGCCAGTGGGCTGGGGTGGATAGTTAGAAGGACTTTGATGTCTCTCATGATGGAAGGCTTAGTTGTGGTGGAGCCATTAAGCGGACTgaatgaaaattttcagtaTGGTTATACATCTCCTGTTCTCCCCAGCTCAAGTTTCAACCCTTCAATGGGCGGCAAGGATTCTCATCTGTTTAGTTACCCCTCAGACTCTCCGCCAATCGCTGTCCATGACAAGTGCTCATTTTGTTCAGAAGCTCGAGATGATGTTATTGAACACGCGAGGATGTACGTGCTCAAGACTCAAACACGCATAGAAGATGGATCTCTGGTTGTTACTAACAGTTTCCCACTTTGTAGATACTGTCTCTTGAAAGTCAGACAGACATGCGAAATATTTGCTTTCTTAAGATCTTTAAAACTTGGAGCCTGGAATTTAGAGAAGGTGACTTTGACTAAAATAGCGAAAGGAGAATCAAGTGAGTTTTCTCAAGTCTCTAATGGGAACCATAAAGGGCCTcaaaaggaagaaaagagGCTACAAAGGATGAGTCTCATTACGGGGAAGAATCAATCATCCAAGCTAGCCCCTCAAGTTGATATACCGGTTGACCAAATCGGTGCACCTACCACTAACATCCAAAGAGCTTGGTTGCAACTGTGTAAATTGCGTATTACACTGCACTGGGCCCATATCGGTATATGGTCCGTAGAGGACGCTGTAACACAAAAGATAGGCCCTTTCgtgaaagaggaagatgaaaatgatgacgaaCCGATATCACCAAATGAGAACCCGCCTTTAACGAAAGTTACTTCAGAGGATGGATCATTCACGCTAAAGAATAGCGATGAAATAGACGAGATTAACGATGATGACGCATTTGACTTTGAGAAAGGCAAGGCGCCAGTTCAAACCGCTGAAATTACAGAAGCCACCAATAACGAGAGCAGAACAAGTGAACATGCCGCTTCACAGAACAATGCTGGGCAaccattgaaagatgagGTCATCACAACGGCAGATTCTTCGACTACACGTTCTGCTACAGAGGTAGACCATATGCCATCATCAAAGGATAATATTGGATCTCTTGATGTTGATAAAGTGAGTATAAGTTTAGGTTCAGACTCAAATACTTCACCGCCAGTCCCCGCAGATGACCTCGAATCAAAAAGTTACGACAAAAAGCACACAGATTCGATCGAAGGCTTGGAGAACGCACAAGAAACTGGTCTTACACCGTTAGATGCTCCCAATGATATCCAAATCGAGACTAGCAGCATATCTAAcaacgatgaagagtttgacgATGCCATTGAGAACCAAGACGATTAA
- the AVT2 gene encoding Avt2p (similar to Saccharomyces cerevisiae AVT2 (YEL064C); ancestral locus Anc_1.80): protein MPKNDGYSRLEEQSERIPLELEFELVDFDAKPGASDETEENDSNEAKASSSNSAIDESMVINLLRDNDKKSTMRWAFMNMANSILGAGVVGQPFAIRNCGIIGGILAYIILVLLVDWTLRLIVINLTLAGKKTYQDTVEFALGRKGRILVLLSNGLFAFGGCIGFCIIIGDTIPHFLQSIFHSSNFFFRRNVVITIVTLFISYPLSLQRNIAALSKASFLALISMVVIVFSVVVQGPRVDMSLKGDKWSLTDIFISSAIFRGISVISFALVCHHNTSFIFFSIKNRSLQKFARLTHISTFISMIFCMLMGYSGYSVFRDKTKGNILNNFPQDDLVINIARLCFGFNMLTTFPLEIFVLRDVIAAFLYGKKEEDETEAPPLSTRKLFIITTVCVVSTMSISLTTCNLGALFELIGATTASTMAYILPPYTNLVLSKEANTFRQKVPHYLCIFFGFMVMIVSSTQTIIEVVKGSDQRHCEL, encoded by the coding sequence ATGCCTAAGAATGATGGTTACTCTCGATTGGAAGAGCAAAGTGAAAGGATACCTTTGGAACTCGAGTTTGAGCTCGTAGATTTTGATGCAAAGCCTGGCGCAAGTGATGAAACAGAAGAGAACGACAGTAATGAAGCTAAAGCTAGCTCCAGTAATTcagcaattgatgaaagtatGGTTATAAACTTGCTCCGTGATAATGATAAAAAATCTACTATGCGTTGGGCATTTATGAATATGGCTAATAGCATATTGGGTGCGGGAGTGGTCGGGCAACCATTCGCAATTAGAAATTGTGGTATCATTGGTGGGATTTTAGCGTATATCATCCTAGTATTGTTGGTGGACTGGACTTTGCGTCTTATAGTCATTAATTTGACACTTGCTGGCAAGAAAACATATCAGGATACAGTGGAATTCGCTCTGGGCCGAAAAGGAAGAATATTGGTACTTTTGTCCAATGGATTGTTTGCTTTTGGTGGTTGTATTGGGTTTTGCATCATTATAGGAGATACGATTCctcattttcttcaatcgatCTTTCATTCTTCGAATTTTTTCTTTAGACGAAATGTTGTAATAACGATTGTGACGTTATTTATCTCTTACCCACTTTCGCTACAGCGGAATATTGCAGCATTGTCCAAAGCGTCGTTTCTTGCATTGATAAGTATGGTGGTGATTGTCTTTAGTGTCGTTGTTCAAGGACCTCGGGTCGATATGAGTTTGAAAGGTGACAAATGGTCCTTGACAGATATATTCATATCATCAGCGATCTTTCGCGGTATATCAGTGATATCATTCGCATTGGTCTGTCATCATAACACCagcttcatttttttctccATCAAGAATCGAAGTCTGCAGAAATTTGCCAGATTAACCCATATCAGTACATTCATATCGATGATATTTTGTATGCTGATGGGCTATTCTGGCTATTCTGTCTTTCGTGATAAAACCAAAGGTAATATTCTCAACAATTTCCCACAGGATGATCTAGTCATTAATATTGCTAGACTTTGCTTTGGGTTCAATATGCTGACGACTTTTCCTCTAGAAATTTTTGTTTTGAGAGATGTGATAGCAGCTTTTCTCTATGGcaagaaagaggaagatgagacAGAAGCACCTCCGCTTTCGACAAGAAAGTTATTCATTATCACGACTGTTTGCGTTGTTTCTACTATGTCCATTTCATTGACCACTTGTAATTTAGGAGCATTATTCGAATTAATAGGCGCTACTACAGCTTCTACAATGGCATATATCCTTCCCCCGTACACCAATTTGGTTTTGTCTAAAGAGGCCAACACTTTCCGCCAGAAAGTTCCTCATTATCTTTGCATCTTTTTTGGCTTCATGGTGATGATCGTTAGCAGTACACAGACAATCATTGAAGTTGTCAAAGGCTCAGATCAAAGGCATTGTGAACTTTAG
- the TOF1 gene encoding Tof1p (similar to Saccharomyces cerevisiae TOF1 (YNL273W); ancestral locus Anc_1.79): protein MTDIHEYSGDNPLTILKARIALLATAIGGPDYTSHLEPPPYKLGDDCLACLRDLKRWFKLVDDQQNRWDVAMACAEYCILIDDLLPILIDWENKCSLAAKLARKGQSQDFKSSAVRNKEYHDSIALNCLQLIVLMTWPLILTEQSPAHQVSLYTDLKKHQLSYKRHILTSENGKALKAANRLAFNILQIDKLERTPRDNMILRLVLNFFRNLLAIEPGELTISSKQHSSTRGINTTDMLPPGVSMDDISHNAVVSAFQRNKVLALLLTLASSSSSEFDQEFITIPLMEVMFYMVKEIDPKALIRNDPQKCGPDTSKEEHYSPVGLQLTELLEKERRLKKIVVQNTSTRHSRFGALLSIQTADHKRLTVSGGQNLLDDTSALRKLDNSKKWSKRLPIKQDEASNKGLPNSLLNSQGKSFHFRKETLKHFIKFIENFLESGFNPLLHRITNHFTTEQDQMVILEQIQYLFYYSWFLRYYREVYGKHNESDDAPVSMAVKETSFILVSSLLRKGYEEKNWAVAHAGMIAFNELLLLINNPAFKESEDVEFILSRLLSDNRLQLLANLPKSALKHSMPFIRSSIHLTHTALKTFEAYDDDANIMVSKKTKSRDNDNTSQADIENLMESEQIDRDEAIEILTSNIKDYSINFQKVQRYYMNEPMIDTYISFLQRYMELEDEDLKKGIHFLHRVLTLDTEQSLLFRIDLIVLLRDMLSSEGVPRTSPVRKHIEKLSDYYLHKIKKKLKSSPAWFVGILFPLLHDSEVGFFQKYGEAKIIKKNAFYAVPPSRFKRIEDEEQLPDLHVVAMHYGIVVSALLDEGKQDLVDQLVEHLKVILSNVQPTSTILRDEERLPRSAMELSLREDIEKDSLFFDKDFRAILKLVGYHLPLTVKESCYLPAEIEIAKLKESLNHITKYLTTPFETPNGLPSSSYLIRPKADRNIGQEEQDGWVSNEDYELNEPGIVNDDDEDALADDNGYFNELLGDTYNKSNESNLARGMAKTKKKSKDKKKKPKKRSRNTLPTFEVGDNHVKHDRALVSSKEIISDSEDEDVVNPVFFENEMYMRFLLDKFGGQLPDEKYSRFGKFAAERMANNGDINSDFTDLFGGPVPQISSLQQVDASSTGPGKTLISLSDRISAQIEADPDSQTDINDDEQSIKIRDTINGFGSPTGEENMSQKYTSAGELPVEDDSSVDLNDEQDAGDFVVKKRRKVFVEDDDE, encoded by the coding sequence ATGACTGATATTCATGAATATTCTGGGGACAATCCTTTGACTATCTTAAAGGCCAGGATAGCCCTGTTAGCCACTGCTATTGGTGGACCGGACTACACGTCTCATCTGGAGCCACCTCCATATAAACTTGGTGATGACTGTTTAGCATGTTTGCgggatttgaaaagatggttCAAGCTGGTCGATGATCAACAGAATAGGTGGGATGTCGCTATGGCTTGTGCGGAATATTGCATTTTGATCGATGACTTACTGCCGATACTTATAGATTGGGAAAACAAGTGTTCACTCGCTGCAAAACTAGCCAGAAAAGGTCAATCCCaagatttcaaatcatctGCAGTTAGAAACAAGGAATATCATGATAGCATAGCTTTAAATTGCTTACAGTTGATCGTACTGATGACATGGCCACTGATCTTGACCGAACAATCTCCTGCTCACCAGGTCTCACTTTATACTGATCTGAAAAAACATCAGCTTTCTTACAAGAGGCATATACTTACGTCAGAGAATGGAAAGGCTTTGAAGGCTGCTAACAGACTTGCATTCAACATATTACAGATCGATAAATTAGAAAGAACACCAAGAGATAATATGATTCTCCGACTAGTGCTTAATTTCTTTAGGAATTTGCTAGCGATTGAACCTGGTGAGCTCACTATCTCATCGAAACAGCATTCATCGACACGAGGAATCAACACCACGGATATGTTGCCTCCCGGTGTGTCAATGGACGACATCAGTCACAATGCTGTCGTGTCAGCATTTCAACGCAATAAGGTTCTAGCACTATTGCTGACACTAgcaagttcttcttccagcgaatttgatcaagaattcatCACGATTCCTTTAATGGAGGTTATGTTTTACATGGTAAAAGAAATTGATCCAAAAGCGCTTATCCGTAATGATCCCCAAAAATGTGGGCCAGAtacatcaaaagaagagcaCTATAGTCCGGTAGGCCTGCAACTCACTGAGCTTTTGGAAAAAGAGCGTAGACTAAAGAAAATTGTTGTACAAAATACATCAACTAGGCATTCGAGGTTTGGCGCACTGCTTTCCATACAGACGGCCGATCACAAGCGCTTGACCGTCTCCGGTGGTCAAAACTTACTCGATGACACTTCTGCATTGAGGAAACTCGACAATAGTAAGAAGTGGAGTAAGAGACTACCTATTAAGCAAGATGAGGCATCTAATAAGGGTTTGCCAAATAGCTTGCTGAATTCCCAAGGAAAATCTTTCCATTTTCGCAAGGAGACTCTGAAACATTTCATAAAATTCATAGAAAACTTCCTTGAATCTGGTTTTAACCCTTTACTTCATCGTATTACCAACCATTTTACAACTGAGCAAGATCAAATGGTAATACTTGAGCAGATACAGTATCTCTTTTATTATTCCTGGTTTTTGAGATATTATCGCGAGGTATACGGTAAGCACAACGAAAGTGATGATGCTCCTGTTTCAATGGCAGTGAAAGAGACTTCTTTTATCCTTGTTTCTTCGCTTCTCAGAAAAGGTTATGAGGAGAAGAATTGGGCCGTTGCCCACGCCGGAATGATTGCATTCAATGAGCTTCTGCTGCTGATTAACAACCCGgcattcaaagaatccGAAGACGTTGAATTCATTTTATCCAGGCTACTCAGTGATAACCGTCTTCAACTTCTAGCAAATCTGCCAAAAAGTGCGCTGAAGCATTCAATGCCCTTCATAAGAAGCAGTATTCATCTCACGCATACAGCTCTAAAAACTTTCGAAGCATATGACGATGATGCAAACATAATggtatcaaagaaaactaAGAGTCGGGACAATGACAATACTTCACAAGCTGATATAGAGAATTTGATGGAGTCCGAACAGATAGATAGGGATGAAGCCATCGAGATATTGACCTCCAATATCAAGGACTATTCAATTAATTTCCAAAAAGTACAAAGATACTATATGAATGAACCCATGATTGACACTTATATCAGTTTCCTACAGAGGTATATGGAACTagaggatgaagatttgaagaagggTATACATTTTCTTCACAGAGTTCTGACTCTGGATACAGAGCAATCTCTTCTATTCAGAATAGACTTGATAGTGCTACTTCGAGATATGCTCTCATCCGAAGGAGTCCCTAGAACAAGTCCGGTCAGGAAGCATATAGAGAAACTTTCCGACTATTATCTTcacaaaatcaagaaaaagcTCAAGAGTTCTCCTGCTTGGTTTGTAGGAATTCTCTTCCCTCTTCTGCATGATAGTGAGGTAGgcttcttccaaaaatATGGTGAAGCAAAGATAATTAAAAAGAATGCATTTTATGCTGTACCGCCGAGCAGATTCAAACGAATTGAGGACGAAGAACAACTTCCAGATTTACATGTCGTGGCAATGCATTATGGGATTGTCGTCTCCGCCCTTTTGGATGAGGGAAAACAAGATTTGGTCGATCAGCTAGTTGAACATCTGAAAGTTATTTTATCCAATGTTCAACCCACAAGCACCATCCTTCGGGATGAGGAGCGATTGCCACGAAGTGCCATGGAGCTATCGTTGCGCGAAGACATAGAGAAAGactctttgttctttgataaagattTTAGAGCAATTCTGAAGCTTGTAGGGTATCACTTACCTTTGACTGTTAAGGAGAGCTGCTATCTACCAGCTGAAATTGAGATAGCCAAACTAAAAGAGTCGCTTAACCACATAACAAAATACTTGACCACCCCATTTGAAACACCAAACGGGTTGCCTTCGTCATCTTATTTGATAAGACCCAAAGCCGATCGGAACATTGGccaagaagagcaagatgGTTGGGTCAGTAATGAAGATTACGAACTTAATGAGCCCGGAATTGTtaacgatgatgatgaggacgCTTTAGCGGATGATAATGGCTACTTTAACGAGTTGTTGGGAGATACCTACAATAAGTCGAATGAAAGCAATCTGGCAAGAGGGATGGcaaagaccaagaagaaaagtaAGGAtaaaaagaagaaacccAAAAAGCGTTCACGGAACACTTTACCGACATTCGAAGTAGGTGATAATCATGTAAAGCATGATCGAGCTCTGGTTTCAAGCAAAGAGATCATCAGTGATtctgaggatgaagatgtagTAAACCCAGTATTCTTCGAAAATGAGATGTATATGAGATTCCTGCTTGATAAGTTTGGCGGTCAACTACCTGATGAAAAGTACAGCAGATTTGGTAAGTTTGCCGCTGAAAGAATGGCAAATAATGGTGACATTAATAGTGACTTCACGGATTTATTTGGTGGTCCCGTACCCCAAATTTCGagtcttcaacaagttgatGCAAGTAGCACTGGCCCTGGAAAAACATTGATCTCTTTATCAGATCGTATTTCTGCACAAATAGAAGCTGATCCCGACAGCCAGACCGATattaatgatgatgaacaatcAATAAAAATACGTGATACCATAAATGGTTTTGGATCACCCACTGGTGAGGAGAACATGAGCCAAAAGTACACTTCAGCCGGCGAACTGCCAGTAGAGGACGATTCTTCTGTGGATTTGAATGATGAGCAGGATGCCGGCGACTTCGTTGTCAAAAAGAGGAGAAAAGTATTTgtggaagatgacgatgaatGA
- the TDEL0C06230 gene encoding uncharacterized protein (ancestral locus Anc_1.78), with protein MLINFGVWATMAAERFVVQLASDTSLVELSRDCSFSIGVGKNFIEMITVGDQFKALAGEFSVEDLEYLYHDERVVAISRDRDLKLQEYKVQYGSPRHLSQLSSGGSFTFDPVSGNLVDVYVFDTGIDFKHPGLQNVNPHKLADFTSSPVPRGADPHGHGTMMAGLIASETFGVLKSCSLVDVRVADKDGEVKLSTLMKGISASVAHARFTKRPSVFVLPMTIGKKNHILDNFLQAIPKDIAIVLPAGNQQTDACDLSPPNDHNILVIGSLDRDNRLADFSNYGNCVDVYTSGTDILTLRSTDSGNEVLLQSSNGTSASCAIGAGIVGYHMSMGLTSMQAIQTIRSSSKDIYSHKHRLKLLQLKL; from the coding sequence atgttgataaattttGGTGTTTGGGCTACTATGGCGGCGGAACGGTTCGTCGTTCAGCTCGCGAGTGATACCTCTTTGGTGGAGTTAAGTCGAGATTGTTCTTTTTCTATAGGTGTTGGAAAGAATTTTATTGAAATGATTACGGTTGGAGATCAGTTTAAAGCACTTGCTGGGGAGTTCTCGGTCGAAGATCTTGAGTATTTATATCATGACGAGAGAGTGGTGGCTATTTCTCGAGATAGAGATCTAAAATTGCAAGAATATAAGGTTCAATATGGTTCACCAAGACATCTATCCCAGTTATCCTCTGGAGGGTCTTTCACATTTGACCCTGTCTCGGGTAATCTAGTAGATGTCTATGTATTTGATACTGGGATCGATTTCAAGCACCCTGGATTGCAAAACGTCAATCCGCACAAGTTGGCAGATTTCACAAGCAGTCCCGTTCCCAGAGGAGCTGATCCGCATGGCCATGGTACAATGATGGCAGGTTTGATTGCTTCAGAAACATTTGGTGTGCTCAAGAGTTGCAGTTTGGTCGATGTAAGAGTCGCTGACAAGGATGGGGAAGTAAAATTATCTACACTGATGAAAGGAATAAGTGCTAGTGTAGCTCATGCTCGATTTACGAAGAGACCTTCTGTGTTTGTTCTTCCGATGACAATCGGTAAGAAAAATCATATACTCGATAATTTCCTTCAAGCCATACCGAAAGACATTGCCATTGTACTCCCAGCAGGTAATCAACAAACCGATGCATGCGATTTGAGCCCTCCAAATGATCACAATATACTGGTGATCGGATCACTCGATAGGGACAACCGCCTGGCAGATTTCTCAAACTATGGCAATTGCGTAGACGTTTACACTTCTGGGACAGATATCCTCACGCTACGTTCTACAGACAGTGGCAATGAAGTCTTACTGCAAAGCTCGAACGGCACTTCAGCTAGCTGCGCCATTGGTGCCGGGATAGTTGGTTACCACATGTCCATGGGACTGACAAGCATGCAAGCCATACAAACCATccgttcttcttcgaaagacATATACTCACATAAGCACAGGCTAAAGCTTTTACAACTGAAGTTGTAA
- the TDEL0C06240 gene encoding cyclin family protein has translation MKRHVAPLDPNLVRLEQLAGEASIEPYMNEILQYLQTLEGSSDSALNPVMIDNQPEITWSMRPYIIDFLVEMHLFFRLSQETLHLACYIADKYCTKRIVYKRHYQLLVAASLWIAAKFHSKKTRIPTLKELCLLCHQNYDPQMILQMERHILVTLNWSIGNSVSAYDIVQCIVSTSASNTVPQVPELVGLANFLCDLSLYQRNFMSHSSPTKAITALLLASRILNLNNFPNFLSQQVAYCSDIDDLSFHIAGDKITEDVSLTLCKQNVDDIRDCLHLFMKEIFKVPNEKSKEAISATLIRKYKHLPIETWLATYKSENSQAYAQLSSLNDSLHFTRMNPYSTSTNSYLKDSIASRLDEFAGFKNVFKNSVEFELFPEMNGSFSELPFTPLSSFSSIDVDSPMRWEVSTPVSSRSSSTLLTPHVRKASLTPGSSKLQATCPATPSSTGSIFSSRPRLSASSSASSFSLASSSSMANAKFHKWHLVAVLVVQF, from the coding sequence ATGAAAAGACATGTTGCTCCTTTAGATCCCAATCTAGTCAGGTTGGAGCAATTAGCGGGTGAAGCATCAATTGAACCCTAtatgaatgaaattttaCAATATTTGCAAACGCTGGAAGGTTCTTCCGATTCGGCCTTGAACCCAGTGATGATCGATAACCAGCCCGAGATCACCTGGAGTATGAGACCTTAtatcatcgattttttaGTGGAAATGCATCTTTTTTTCAGGCTGTCACAGGAAACACTGCATCTGGCATGCTATATCGCTGACAAGTATTGTACAAAGAGAATCGTTTACAAGAGACATTACCAGTTATTGGTCGCTGCTTCGTTGTGGATTGCTGCCAAATTTCATAGTAAGAAGACGAGGATTCCgactttgaaggaattgtGTCTGTTATGTCACCAGAATTACGATCCTCAGATGATTTTACAGATGGAGAGACATATCCTCGTCACTTTAAATTGGTCTATTGGTAACTCGGTCTCTGCTTATGATATTGTTCAATGCATTGTCTCTACGTCTGCTTCCAACACGGTTCCGCAGGTTCCGGAACTAGTTGGGTTGGCTAACTTCTTGTGCGATTTGTCACTATATCAAAGGAATTTCATGTCTCATTCATCACCCACAAAAGCTATAACTGCACTATTACTTGCCTCTCGCATACTGAATTTAAACAatttcccaaattttttaaGCCAACAGGTGGCTTACTGTTCGGATATTGACGATCTTAGTTTCCATATCGCTGGCGATAAGATTACTGAAGATGTGTCCTTAACTTTATGCAAGcaaaatgttgatgatataaGAGATTGTCTGCATCTTTTTatgaaagaaatcttcaaggTTCCAAATGAGAAAAGTAAAGAAGCTATATCTGCCACTTTGATTAGAAAATATAAACATTTGCCCATTGAGACATGGTTGGCTACATACAAGAGTGAAAATTCTCAAGCATATGCTCAACTCTCTTCATTGAATGATTCCTTACATTTCACAAGAATGAATCCTTACTCAACATCAACCAACTCGTATCTAAAAGATTCCATTGCATCACGTCTTGACGAGTTTGCTGGCTTTAAGAACGTCTTCAAAAACAGTGTagaatttgaattattCCCTGAGATGAACGGTTCTTTCAGCGAATTGCCGTTCACTccactttcatctttttcatcaatagatGTCGATTCTCCCATGCGTTGGGAGGTTTCCACTCCAGTCTCTTCCAGATCGTCTTCAACACTTCTCACACCACATGTCCGTAAGGCGAGCCTGACTCCCGGTAGCTCAAAGCTGCAAGCAACTTGCCCAGCGACACCAAGTTCTACGGGCTCAATCTTCAGCTCACGTCCACGGCTGTCTGCGAGCAGCAGCGCTAGTAGTTTTTCTCTGGcctcatcgtcatcgaTGGCAAACGCAAAGTTTCATAAATGGCATCTCGTCGCAGTTCTCGTGGTTCAATTCTGA